The DNA region TATAGCGATCGCGCGCCAAGAATGCTGCCCCAAAGCCCCCTTGACCTAATAATTTTTCAACGAGATAACGACCCCCCAAAATAAGGTGCATCCCACAAGTCGTGCAATATTTTTGCTGGGCTGTTTTCAGATGGGTTGGATCATCGAGATCACTGAACTGATTAATGGGTTGACCGCAATTAGGACGGGTACAGAGGATCTCCATGGGGTTATAGACCGGGATAGAAGAAATAGCCGCAAATCGTCCATCATCCTAGCAAAGAACTCCTATAAGCACTCAACGGTTGCTGCCACTTAGAGCAATTGTCTGTGATGTCTTTGCTTAATTTCGCGCGTCTTTTCGGCCATCGCCCCTTATCTAACTGCGGTAATTGTTCTGTGCTCAGGAGAGCTAGCTCAGCTTCGTTTCAGTTTATTCATTGTGTTTTATCTATCAAAGTAAAACATTCATCAAGAATACTCAATTTGTCGAAATATTTTTCTCATTTTTATAATTCCTATTTTTTACTTTGGGTAACTATAAGTTCTACAAGTAATCACATCTCCAAAAATTATTGCCCAGAGGGTATTTCGGCAAAACAACAAACAATTTTGCCAAGAAAAAACAGAATTCAAAAACAATACAAATCTGAATATTTCCCTTGGAAAGATGAATTTATGCTGCAAAAAATATTTTTTATGATCTACAATTAACAGTGTGGTTAAGCAAATAAAACATTTCGCAAAAATATCTTTGCAGAACAGATTTTGGGATTGAAAATGCTATTTTTGATCCCAATATATTTAGATATTAAAGATAATCACTTGGCTATTTATTTCTGGTGATTTCATTGATTTTTTGGGACGCTAGAAATTTCTGAAAAGTCCTGAAAGCTTTTTTTTAAAGCTTTTACTTTCAAAAGATATGTCTTGAATTATTCAAAATATAAAAAGTGATTTATTTATTGTAAGCTCACAATTTTGCAATGTAGAGAAAAGAATTTTCTGGATTTTAGTGTTTATTTAATTACGGAGTGAAACTTTCATGTTTAACAATCTTGGTATGGGCGATCACCTAATTCGTATTTTCTTGGCAAGTGTTTTTGGATTTTTGGGTTTATCTATTTATGGTGGCTCTACCGTAGGTGTTGTTCTCGATTTCGCTGCTGGCATCCTCGCCTTTAGTGCCCTAGTTGGTTCCTGTATGCTCTATGGCTTATTTGGCATTAATACCCGCTCTCAATAGTTGCGATAAACCTCAATTTTTTTTGATCTTTTCAAGTTTGTTATTGTTTATTTCTCCCTACAAGGAGTTAAAAAATGGAAGACAGTTTCTCAATTGATAGTCCATCACTATCGCGCCGACAACTACTTAACTTTTTAACTGGAGCGGTTGTCGTAAGCACCGTCGCACCTGCTCTATACCCCGCTGCCAAATACTTTGTTCCTCCCCGTAAAGTTGAGGAAGATGGTTCACTCTTGGCGAAAGATATTAATGGTAATCTCATCCCGGTCAGCCAACTTCTGGCAGAAGAACCGGGCACAAGAGCTTTGGTAGCAGGACTGGCAGGGGAACCCACCTATGTCACGATTAAGGAAGATGACGCTTTGCACCCTTGGGGCATTGTGGACAATTGCACCCACCTGGGTTGTACGTTTCCGTGGAACGAAAATGACGCCCAATTTCAGTGCCCTTGCCATGGTTCTCGTTATGACTCTGAAGGTCGTGTTGTGAGAGGGCCAGCGCCGTTACCGTTGCGTCTTATCCATGTACAAATTGATGGAAAGTATATTCGTCTTGTCCCTTGGACAGAGCTAGATCCGCGCACGGGTGAAAAGCCTTGGTGGATGTAACGTTAACAGGTCTGGAGGTTGGGCGATCGCCCACTAGATAGGTGAGAGTACAGCCTCCTCAGAAGATATCAGTCAACACAAAAGTTTATTCGGTCTCCCTTCCCAGCAGCAAATCCTAGTACAGTTCGTATTTCAGCAATCGACACTCAATGCCGCCGTTATACACAACAAAACGCCGTGATGCTCGTAATCCCACTTTTTTTGCGAGGTCTGAATTGCCTGTCAGAATGTATCCTGTCCAGCCTTTAAACTTTTGTTTGAAGACATCACCAATAGTTTTGTAAAGCAACTCCAAATCCTGATCATGACCGATGCGCATTCCATAGGGAGGGTTACAAATAATCACGCCATGATCCGCTGGCGCTTCAACTTCTTCTAATGAACGACAAGTCAATTTGATTTGCTCTGCAACGCCGCAATTCTCTGCATTTGTCCAAGCTTGCTGGACAACCTCTTGATCATTATCTTGCCCAATAATTGGCTGCTGAAGTTCGTCTTTTGCCGCGTATTCAGCTTCATTAAGTAGATCTTGCCAGAGGTCTGCATCGTAGTCATGCCAATGCTGAAACCCAAAATCTCCCTGAAATAATCCCGGTGCAAAGTTCATACTTTTCAATGCACCTTCAATGAGAAATGTCCCCGAACCACATAGCGGATCGACGAGTGGTAAATCCGGCGTCCATTCGGCAAGGTCAAGTAACGCTGCAGCAAAATTTTCTTTGAGAGGCGCTTTACCCATTGCGGGACGATAACCCCGCCGATGCAAACTATGGCCAGAACTATCGAGACTTAAAATGCAACGGTTTTCGTGGATATGTGCATTAATTTGTACGTCTGGATCTTCGACATTAACGCTGGAGCGATCGCCAGTCTGGTCGCGTTGCTGATCGATGATGGCATTTTTAATTTGGAGGGCAGTGAAATGAGTGTGATTGAGCTTTTTATTTTTGCCTGTGCAATTGACCGCAATCGTTTGGTCGGGCGAGAGATATTCTGACCAATCAATACTTTGCACACCGCGATAGAGTTCTTTAACGGTAAACGCTTTGACCCGCTTAATTTGCACCAATACCCGAAAAGCTAAGCGCGACCATAAATTGACTTTATAAAGCAGACGGCGATCGCCCTGAAAATAGACACCACAATAGTCTGGTCGAATATCCTGCGCGCCCAAATTTTCGAGTTCTGTGGCTGCAATATCTTCTACACCCCGTGCCACCGTCGCGAAATATTGTTGCATTACCATTTATCGTCTGAAAATCCATGATCCAGTGTAGTGGATAAGGGCGATCGCCTCTCTTTCTGAGAGGTGGTAGTCTTCAGTAATATAGAGTTCGCAGAACCTACTTCTAAGGCAATAATCTCTTATCATTACCGCAATGTCCTGGTCTTTCACCAAAACCCAAAGATTAGCTTTATCCGGTCGCCACAGTTGGGAAGACTTTAAAGCGATTCAGTCGGTAATGGGCAAACAATTAGGACTGCGACTGACTTATTTAGACGGCGAGATTGAGTTGAAAACTAGAGGCGAATATCACGAATACATTAAGAGTATGCTCAATCTCTTTCTTAGCATTCATTTTTGGCGAGAAAAAATCGACTTTATTCCAGTGGGCAGTGCCACGCGCGAATCTGAAGAGCAATCGGTGTCCTTTGAGCCGGACGAATCGTATTATCTCGCTGAGCAGAAAGACCATCCTGACCTCGCTATCGAAATCAGTCTCCTTAGTGATGACCCCCAGACACTCGAAAAATATCAACGGCTAGGGATCCAAGAAGTGTGGATGTGGCAAGATAAGAAATTTTCTCTCTACACCTTAAACTCAGATAATTATCAAGAAATTGCAGCGAGCCAATTATTGCCCAATCTGAATTTTTCATTACTAGAAGAATGTTTACTGATGCCGTCCCGTTTGCAAGCCATTCAGAGGTTTACCGAAAATCACTAATTCGATTTTTGTTCATGGGCGATCGCCACACTGAGTCAGAAATTACAGAGATAATGGAGGCCGTAAGATGGGGAATGTGCGGTTCCAAACCTAACCATAACTATAATGTCCGATTCTTCTTCAAATGCTGATTTTATTGAACAATGGCGCCATGCCCTTGCTCCATACAACCTAGGATATAAACTCAAACTTGTATCCCAGTTGATGTATCGCGATTTTTTAGAGCGGCTAGAACCCTATGGACTGACACCATTTCATTACCTTGTCCTCTGTTGCCTCTGGGAAGAAGATGGACTCTCAACTTCCGGCATCGCCGCTAAGCTAAAGCAATTAGGGGCAACTCTTACAGGGGTAGTAGATCGGATGGAAACTCGCAATTTGGTTTATCGAGAACGGGATCCAGGCGATCGCCGCATTGTTCGTATCTGGCTGACAGAGGATGGTGTAGCCCTTAAAAATATTCTCCCAGCTATGAGCGCAGAAACGATTAGCCATGCCACCGAAAATATCCCAAAAGCTGAACAGGCAATAGTTTTAGAGGCTCTAGACCAGATCATCAAAAACTTACTTTAGAAATTTTTTCTATCTAATATTGCTTTTTTGAGAAATAGTCAATATATTAATAGTCAATGTATTAAGTAATTTGAGGCTTGAAATTTCACCAAGCCGTTTTTGATGATTATGGCCAGTGATTTAGAGAGTCTCTTGGGATGTGATTATGCCGAAGTTAAGCATGAAGCAAAGACATTGGTTGTTATCTTTCCATATTGGATTTGCGGCACTGTGGACAGGGACAGTGTCAAGTCTGTTTTTGCTGTCATTCCGCAATATGAGCTCAGACAATGCCGATATTCTGTTTGCATTGAATTCTGCGATTAATTTGCTCGATGAGTATCTTGTGATTCCTGCTGCGATTGGTTCAGTTTTGACTGCGACTTTACTCTGTTGGACGACAAATTATGGCTTTACTAAATTCTATTGGGTGATCTCGAAATGGTTTTTGACGAGTGGATTAGTGATTTTTGGGACATTTTGGTTATTTCCCTGGGGTAACGCGGCAGAGAGAATTTCAGTGACAGAAGGGTCGAATGCTTTTGCAAATTCTGTTTATGCTTTCGATGCAAAAGGAGTATTAATTGGCTCAATTATTCAGGCTGTTTTTTTACTCATGATTATTGGTATTTCCGTTATCAAGCCTTGGGGGAGAAGACCTATCAAGAAACAGAGTTGAGGGTTTGCGAGTAGAAAAAAATCTAAGGTGTACTGCCAATTTGCTTTAAACCCACAGCAGAGTGAATTGTTTCTAGCAAAGATTCGCGTAATGGTGATGGTTCTGGTTTATCTAGCCAGGCGATCGCCATTTGTATTTCAGGGACAGGGTCTTGGAGTGGAATGAATTTTACGCCGGGAGTTGCGAGAGTTCGTGAAGATGCAGGCAAGAGTGATACCCCAAAACCCGCAGCAATGAAACTCAATTTCATTGGGATATCATTAGCTTCCTGGCGAATCTGTGGCGTAAAACCATATTGTTTACAGATATCCAGTAATCGCTTTAACAGACCACAGCTACCATCATGTGGCCCAGTAACCCATAGATCTGTCGCTAAATCTTCTAGGTCGATCGTTTCAGAATTGGCAAGGGGGTGTTTCTCTGGCAAAACCGCAACTAAAGGATCACTAAATAACACTTGAAACTTTAAATCTGTCGTCGCTATCACTGGATCAAGCAATCCCACAGTAATTTTCTTTTCCCTCAGTGCTTTGACTTGTTTGCCGGAAGACATTTCTTGCAGGACTAATTCGATGCCGGGATAGCTCTGGTGAAACTGCCGAATAATTTTGAGAACAATGTCATGACGAGTCGAACTTTCAATACCCATCACAATGCGGCCAATTTTACCCTGTGCCACTTTTTGGGTGTTCTGAATTGCTTGCTCAACAGCTTGTATGATTTGTCGACATTCATCAAAAAAAGTAATTCCTGCCGGTGTCAAAGAGATTTTTCGCTTCGTTCTATCGAGTAACTGAATCCCAATTTCTTTCTCTAGATTCTGTATTTGGCGACTTAGGAGAGACTGTGCAATCCGAAGTTTTTTGGCGGCTCTTGTGAAGTTAAGTTCTTCCGCTACTGCCACAAAATAACGAATTTGTCGAAACTCAATATCATTGTTCATGTCTGAAGCGTATTATTTCCCATGTGATTCAGTATTGGGTACGATTTTCTGTGATCAATATCCTAAGTTAAAAAGCTCGTACTCTTTTGTCTATATTCAATTTGGGCGTTGGTGAATTGAGGTATGAATCTATGAGGGTCGAGGGATAGGAACATCCCAGAACTTGAGATAGTGAATCAGCAATCGAATCGAATGCTCTAACATTTCCACAGACTTTGAATAACATAAGGTCTTTCGATGGAGTCGAGCGAGATAATGCCGCAATCGAGTGTTCTCTCCTTCGACTCGAGTCATATAGGTCTTACTGATAATCTGGTCCCCATCGGGTACAAAGATGGGATAAACTTTCCAGCCATCTGTGACGTAAAAGAAGCATCTCCAGAGACTAACGATTGCCCATAGTGGCTTGAATGTCTCTGCACTTCTGTCACCAATAGTCCAAGCAAGAATACCTGGTTGAAAGTGGTCTACTGCTGTCCAGAGCCAGACCTTGTTTTTTTAGCACCGACGAATGTTTGAAGTTCATCGAGTTCCCCGACCTGA from [Leptolyngbya] sp. PCC 7376 includes:
- a CDS encoding DUF2892 domain-containing protein, coding for MFNNLGMGDHLIRIFLASVFGFLGLSIYGGSTVGVVLDFAAGILAFSALVGSCMLYGLFGINTRSQ
- the petC gene encoding cytochrome b6-f complex iron-sulfur subunit, with protein sequence MEDSFSIDSPSLSRRQLLNFLTGAVVVSTVAPALYPAAKYFVPPRKVEEDGSLLAKDINGNLIPVSQLLAEEPGTRALVAGLAGEPTYVTIKEDDALHPWGIVDNCTHLGCTFPWNENDAQFQCPCHGSRYDSEGRVVRGPAPLPLRLIHVQIDGKYIRLVPWTELDPRTGEKPWWM
- a CDS encoding class I SAM-dependent RNA methyltransferase: MQQYFATVARGVEDIAATELENLGAQDIRPDYCGVYFQGDRRLLYKVNLWSRLAFRVLVQIKRVKAFTVKELYRGVQSIDWSEYLSPDQTIAVNCTGKNKKLNHTHFTALQIKNAIIDQQRDQTGDRSSVNVEDPDVQINAHIHENRCILSLDSSGHSLHRRGYRPAMGKAPLKENFAAALLDLAEWTPDLPLVDPLCGSGTFLIEGALKSMNFAPGLFQGDFGFQHWHDYDADLWQDLLNEAEYAAKDELQQPIIGQDNDQEVVQQAWTNAENCGVAEQIKLTCRSLEEVEAPADHGVIICNPPYGMRIGHDQDLELLYKTIGDVFKQKFKGWTGYILTGNSDLAKKVGLRASRRFVVYNGGIECRLLKYELY
- a CDS encoding Uma2 family endonuclease, translating into MSWSFTKTQRLALSGRHSWEDFKAIQSVMGKQLGLRLTYLDGEIELKTRGEYHEYIKSMLNLFLSIHFWREKIDFIPVGSATRESEEQSVSFEPDESYYLAEQKDHPDLAIEISLLSDDPQTLEKYQRLGIQEVWMWQDKKFSLYTLNSDNYQEIAASQLLPNLNFSLLEECLLMPSRLQAIQRFTENH
- a CDS encoding MarR family winged helix-turn-helix transcriptional regulator, with translation MSDSSSNADFIEQWRHALAPYNLGYKLKLVSQLMYRDFLERLEPYGLTPFHYLVLCCLWEEDGLSTSGIAAKLKQLGATLTGVVDRMETRNLVYRERDPGDRRIVRIWLTEDGVALKNILPAMSAETISHATENIPKAEQAIVLEALDQIIKNLL
- a CDS encoding LysR family transcriptional regulator, which translates into the protein MNNDIEFRQIRYFVAVAEELNFTRAAKKLRIAQSLLSRQIQNLEKEIGIQLLDRTKRKISLTPAGITFFDECRQIIQAVEQAIQNTQKVAQGKIGRIVMGIESSTRHDIVLKIIRQFHQSYPGIELVLQEMSSGKQVKALREKKITVGLLDPVIATTDLKFQVLFSDPLVAVLPEKHPLANSETIDLEDLATDLWVTGPHDGSCGLLKRLLDICKQYGFTPQIRQEANDIPMKLSFIAAGFGVSLLPASSRTLATPGVKFIPLQDPVPEIQMAIAWLDKPEPSPLRESLLETIHSAVGLKQIGSTP
- a CDS encoding IS1 family transposase (programmed frameshift) — encoded protein: MECPECQSTHIRKNGKKKGKQNHICVDCGRQFIDHYSQLGYSNAFKRECLKMYVNGMGFRAIERVKGVHHTTVITWVKQVGALLPDAYEPEEMPQVGELDELQTFVGAKKNKVWLWTAVDHFQPGILAWTIGDRSAETFKPLWAIVSLWRCFFYVTDGWKVYPIFVPDGDQIISKTYMTRVEGENTRLRHYLARLHRKTLCYSKSVEMLEHSIRLLIHYLKFWDVPIPRPS